The genomic DNA GTCTGTAGATTTTTTTGTTTCTTATAAAAAAAGCGCAGTGACTTCCGCTGAATTGGAAGGCTGCGCCTTTTTATTGCTACTTAATATTTACTGAGCTTCCCCATTCAAATAACGATAAAAGGGAGCATCCACCCAGAAGTGGTAGCTTTCCACCTCTACACCTGGCTTGATTTTACGTAACCCATCGCCAATGGAGGAAGCTTTGTCCGTCAGTGAAAAGGACTGGGCGTAATAGCGCCCCGCGCTGACCCGATTGTTCGCAATCTCCGTGTAGGCTGAGCCGGGGGAGGATAGGGAGTAATAGAGCGGCTGCCACCAGGACTGAGCGATCAGGCCGGCTTGATCTTTGCTGTTCTTTTTGGCGTATTGGTTGATGATGGCGTCAAAACGGTTCTTCTGCCCGATCGTCGCAAATTCGAGGGCAAGGTCATATTCCTTGGAGTAGGCGATATAGTTGCCGTTATGGATTTGCACGACTTTATAGTCTTCGGTCTGGACAGGCTGTCCCCATTCTTTCAAATATACGAAAGCCGAAGTTTTCGGTTCTAGCTGTACTTTGGCTTGAATGCCCTCGCTGCGAAGCAGCCCAATCAGTTGGATCGCGTGCTTGAGATCGCTGTGTCCGTAAGTAAGGGACAGCTTCGGATCAAAATGGGCATCATAGCGGCTGTCCTTGATGTTGTAGCCTGTGAACAGATTTTGCTGAAGTCCTTCGTCAAACAGGGCTTGCAGCTCCGGGGATTGGACGAGTATCTGTGTATCGTAGGCCTGATGGGTTTTAGCAAAAATGTCGTCGTCCTGTACTTGGCCTACGCTATTTTTGTATTCGCCGTGGAATGCCAGCACACGGCTTAATACCTCGGCGGTGAATGACGCATCGGCTTGGCCTTCCGGCTGGAAGGAGGACAGCTCGCTTTGAGGCAGCAGCCCTGTATCTATAGCGACTGCCAGTTCCTGGGAGGTCGCTGATTGGGTCTCAGCAGTTCCAGCCAATGTACGAATACCCGATTTAGTCAGTACGGCCTGCGCCTTATCCGCAGGATATGTAGCAGCCAACTCAGTCAATCCGGCGGCTTTTACAGCTATACGGATCGTGTCGTTTTGTGTCAGAGGAACGGACGGTTTTACGTCAGTGTTATCCAGAATATCTTCTGCATACAGTACTGCCGCTTGGGCATATAACGGATTATTTGACTCTAAGCCTGTAAAGGCGGTGTTTTTGTCCCCAGAAGCGGTACTTGAGCTGTTCAGATGCAACACGGTGGCAAGCGCGGCGATATATTCCCCTCTTGTCGGGGATGAGGATAACTGGATGTTAAAACGGTCCTTTAGATAGGTGAGCTGGTTATCCGAATCAGTAATATTGCTTGAACCGAGGATGCTTATTTGTTGGACGATCGGGGCTGCCGCGGGTGCGGCATAGGAATCAATAGGGCTGGAAAAGGCAGCGATGAATAGGGCGGCGGATAGGGGAATCATTTTCCAAGAGGATGGTCTTAGGTTAGCAAAAGGTGCGGTCATGTGAAATTTCCTCCTAAATAGGCTATACTATTTTATATTATTCCTAGCGAAATACTTGTAATTTGATAGAATAATAGCTTGTTCCTCTTAAACTGTCAATCCATCTAGAAGAATAGGGTGGTATTTAGCCTCATAATCCATATGGTTATACCTGCGTGCTATCTACGGACTTGCAATTAGGGTACCAAATGATAGATGATGGAAGAGGGCCTTTCCGTAGAGAATAGGGCTAAAGATGGAGAGGATACCTATAAAAAATAGATCAGATTTACCGTATTTTTGTATATAATTGTAGAAAAAGATCGTAATTCAGGTTATAGTAAAGGAAGAAATTAACTAGGATGCGTTTCACCCAAATACGATTTTGTGGAGGGCAACATGAGTACATTTAAAAATTGGCTGAACACAACTAAAAAGGGTCTTGGAGACCAGGTAAAGAAGTTTAAAAATAAAGATTTCATGGAAGCTGTTGTTGCGGGTTGTGCGCTGGTAGCCTTTGCTGACGGTAACATTAGTCCGGAAGAGAAAGCAAAAATGGCCGGATACATAAATCTCAGTGAAGAATTGAAAGTGTTTGATATGGGAGAGGTCATTAGCCGTTTCAATCACTATGTAGCGAACTTTGAGTTTTCGCCTGAAATCGGCAAACAGGAAGCGCTGAAATCGGTTGGCAAATTGAAAGGCAAGCCTGAAGTGGGCCGACTCGTCGTTGGTGTATGTAGTGCCATTGGTGCTGCCGACGGTGACTTTGATGCTGATGAACAACGAGTTGTCGCTGAAATTTGCGGTGCGCTGGGCTTGAATCCGTCTGAATTTAGTCTGTAAATTTTACGGAAGGGAGGTGTGTTAATCAGTGGCTGTAATTAATCTGGTTAAGGGCCAGAAAATTGATTTGACCAAAGGAAACGCAGGTCTGACCAAAGTTATTGCTGGATTGGGATGGGACCCGGTGCAGTCCAAAGGATTTTTTGGCTTCAAGAAGCAACCGAATATTGATTGTGATGCTTCTGCCATTATGCTGGACGCAAACGGAAAACTGACCCAATCGGATAACGTAGTATGCTTCCACAATAAAAAAAGCCCATGTGGGTCCATCGTACATTCCGGTGATAATTTGACCGGACAAGGTGACGGTGATGATGAACAAATTGTGATTGACTTGGCACGTATTCCTGCCAGTGTCCACAAAGTGCTTGTTGTTGTAAATATATATGATTGCGTAAACCGGAAACAGGATTTTGGCATGATCGAGAAAGCGTATATCCGCATTCTGGACGGTGCTAATTCCAAGGAACTGGTCACGTTTAATTTATCTGATAATTATGAAGGGCTGACTGCATTGGTTTGTGGAGAACTCTATCGTCATAACGACGAATGGAAGTTTGCTGCCATCGGTGAAGGCACGAATGCCGTACATATTGATGTGCTGGCTCAGCGCTACATGTAATTTTATTTTACCAATACCAAACTTAATTATGGAAAAGGGGTTCTTATCATGGCAATTAACTTATCCAAAGGTCAAAAGATCGATTTGACGAAAACAAATCCGGGCTTGTCCAAAATCACGGTCGGCTTGGGTTGGGACACGAACAAATACGATGGCGGCAAAGATTTTGACCTGGACGTATCTGTATTTTTGGCTAATGCAGAAGGTAAAGTAGAATCGGATAAGAACTTCGTCTTTTTCAATAACCCGCAAAATGAAAACGGCTCTGTCGTTCATACTGGGGATAACCGCACAGGCGAAGGCGACGGAGATGACGAGCAAATCAAAATTGATTTGGGCAGCGTGCCAGCTAACGTAGAAAAGATCGCTTTTACAATTACAATCTATGAAGCACAGGAACGCAGCCAAAACTTTGGGCAAGTGTCCCGTGCCTATGCACGTATCGTAAATGAAGCGAACAATGAGGAATTGATCCGCTTTGATCTGGGAGAAGATTTCTCAATCGAAACGGGCGTTGTTGTAGGCGAATTGTATCGTCATAGTGGTGAGTGGAAGTTCAATGCCATTGGTAGTGGCTACCAGGATGGTCTTGCAGGGTTGACTCGCGATTACGGCTTGGCGTAACTAAAATCTGTACAAAGAAAGCAGGTATACAGTATGACCATTAGTCTTTCCAAAGGACAACGTATTGATCTGACGAAAACCAATCCCGGCTTGACCCGTGTTGTCGTAGGTCTTGGATGGGATACGAATAAATACAGCGGTGGCGCGGATTTTGACCTGGATGCTTCGGCTTTCCTGCTGTATGAAGATGGCAAAGCCAAAGCTGCGGATGATTTTGTATTTTACAACAATCCAACCGGCGGAGCAGGCTCTGTAACCCATACAGGCGATAACCGCACAGGTGAGGGCGATGGGGATGACGAGCAAATCATCGTTGATTTTGCGAAAATTCCTGCGAACATCCACCGTATCGGAATCACGGTTACCATTTATGATTACGAGGCCCGTGCGCAAAACTTTGGACAAGTGTCCAATGCTTTCGTACGTGTGGTAGATGCAGCGACGGATCGTGAAGTGCTGCGCTACGATTTGGGAGAGGATTTCTCCACCGAAACGGCCGTGGTATTCTGTGAATTTTACCGTCAGAATGCAGACTGGAAATTCCAGGCAATCGGTAGTGGCTTTGCTGGTGGATTGGGTGCGCTTGCTAAAAACTATGGCTTGGACGCTCAATAATATCCACTTGGGGTGGTGTCCATAGGGCGCTACCCTTTTTTTAAGCCATTGAAATTGGCGTGCGCTGACACATGACAAACGGACAGAAAGGTGACACAATCATGGCTGTTAACGTAGTAAAGGGACAGAAGGCGGATTTGACGAAAACGAATCCGGGTCTGACCCAGGTCAACGTAGGGATCGGCTGGGAGGCCCCAGCGACACTGGAACTGGATACTTCGGCATTTTTGTTAGGCTCTGGAGGAAAAGTGTCAGGCGATGAGGATTTGATCTTTTACAACAATCCGACCACGCCCTTCATCACGTATTCAGATGGACAACAGACTGGTGACAAAAAGCAATTCGCACTTGATCTGACGCGGATTCCTGCCAACATTGAGAAGATTGCGTTCACGCTGACGATTTATGATGCGGATCAGAAACGGCAAAATTTTGGACAGGTTCAAGGCGGATTCATTCGTTTTGCTCATCCGGTTAGCGGAGAGGTTTTGCGGTTTAATTTGGACAGCGGATTTACAGTGGAAACGGCCATTGTCATTGGTGAACTGTATCGTCATAACGGGGAATGGAAATTCAACGCGATTGGCGCGGGCTTTTCCGGTGGATTGGATGCGTTGTGCGTCAATTTCGGGATTGAAGTGGAAAATAATCCGGCTCCGCCGCCGCCAGTGCCTACACCACCTCCAACTCCTCAGCCAGCACCAACACCGCCGCCAGCACCTCCTGCTCCGAAGCCAGAGCCATCTGCAACACCGGTGAATCTGAATCTGCGCAAAATTGAGCTGAAGAAGAAGGGCGACACCATCAATCTCAAAAAAGGCTCAGGTGGATTAGGGGAACTCCTGATCAATCTGAACTGGAATCAGGTGCAGCAGAGCAAGGGCTTTTTCAGTCGTGGCTCCAAGGGTGTCGATCTGGATCTGGGTTGCTTGTATGAGATGAAGGACGGAGATAAAGGTGTGGTTCAGGCGCTGGGTGAAGCTTTTGGCTCGCTGAATCGCTTCCCATACATTGCTTTGGACGGCGACGACCGGACAGGTTCTGTAAAAACAGGGGAGAATCTCCGCATTAACGGCGCTAAAATTTCTGAAATCAAGCGGATTTTGGTGTTTACC from Paenibacillus sp. FSL R10-2782 includes the following:
- a CDS encoding tellurite resistance TerB family protein, yielding MSTFKNWLNTTKKGLGDQVKKFKNKDFMEAVVAGCALVAFADGNISPEEKAKMAGYINLSEELKVFDMGEVISRFNHYVANFEFSPEIGKQEALKSVGKLKGKPEVGRLVVGVCSAIGAADGDFDADEQRVVAEICGALGLNPSEFSL
- a CDS encoding TerD family protein, which translates into the protein MAVINLVKGQKIDLTKGNAGLTKVIAGLGWDPVQSKGFFGFKKQPNIDCDASAIMLDANGKLTQSDNVVCFHNKKSPCGSIVHSGDNLTGQGDGDDEQIVIDLARIPASVHKVLVVVNIYDCVNRKQDFGMIEKAYIRILDGANSKELVTFNLSDNYEGLTALVCGELYRHNDEWKFAAIGEGTNAVHIDVLAQRYM
- a CDS encoding TerD family protein; protein product: MAINLSKGQKIDLTKTNPGLSKITVGLGWDTNKYDGGKDFDLDVSVFLANAEGKVESDKNFVFFNNPQNENGSVVHTGDNRTGEGDGDDEQIKIDLGSVPANVEKIAFTITIYEAQERSQNFGQVSRAYARIVNEANNEELIRFDLGEDFSIETGVVVGELYRHSGEWKFNAIGSGYQDGLAGLTRDYGLA
- a CDS encoding TerD family protein; translation: MTISLSKGQRIDLTKTNPGLTRVVVGLGWDTNKYSGGADFDLDASAFLLYEDGKAKAADDFVFYNNPTGGAGSVTHTGDNRTGEGDGDDEQIIVDFAKIPANIHRIGITVTIYDYEARAQNFGQVSNAFVRVVDAATDREVLRYDLGEDFSTETAVVFCEFYRQNADWKFQAIGSGFAGGLGALAKNYGLDAQ
- a CDS encoding TerD family protein: MAVNVVKGQKADLTKTNPGLTQVNVGIGWEAPATLELDTSAFLLGSGGKVSGDEDLIFYNNPTTPFITYSDGQQTGDKKQFALDLTRIPANIEKIAFTLTIYDADQKRQNFGQVQGGFIRFAHPVSGEVLRFNLDSGFTVETAIVIGELYRHNGEWKFNAIGAGFSGGLDALCVNFGIEVENNPAPPPPVPTPPPTPQPAPTPPPAPPAPKPEPSATPVNLNLRKIELKKKGDTINLKKGSGGLGELLINLNWNQVQQSKGFFSRGSKGVDLDLGCLYEMKDGDKGVVQALGEAFGSLNRFPYIALDGDDRTGSVKTGENLRINGAKISEIKRILVFTFIYEGVTNWSQADGVVTLHQKDGPDIVVHLNEHDNRKGMCAIAMLQNVNDETFSIERLVQFYGGHRELDRAHNWGMRWSQGSK